One Glycine max cultivar Williams 82 chromosome 4, Glycine_max_v4.0, whole genome shotgun sequence DNA segment encodes these proteins:
- the LOC100810743 gene encoding proline-rich extensin-like protein EPR1 isoform X2: MRKSSKFHKALVLGFRAPLLLLVCLCFANSAAVTTNEASTGTEVNIDGKFLHTKPFPIEEKTLPIPLFKPVPTLVPIVKPIPMPLPKPLPIPVFQKPIPKWIPDIKPVPNPIPIVKPIPVFPIPVFKKPIPDVKPIPKPSPIVEKPKPKPCPVAKKPIPIPVIKKPIPKSIPIVKPIPKPSPIVKKPLPIPVIKPIPKPTPLVKPVPIPVFKPIPKPFPIVKKPLPIPVLKPVPTPVPIVKPIPIPMFKPIPKPIPIPMFKPIPKPFPVVKKPLPIPVIKPVPMPVPIFKPIPIPVFKPIPKPIPIPVFKPIPKSIPIPLFKPIPKPQPIPVTKPLPYQVPIVKPPIPVSKPIPKPTPVVKKPLPNPVTKPIPKPVPIVKPIPIPVFKPIPKQIPIVKKPLPFPVTKPIPKSIPIPVFKPVPTPFPIVNKPLPIPVIKTIPKPIPIVKPIPIPVFKPVPKPLPFQKKPLPIPAIKPVTKPVPMVKPIPIPTFKPFPKPFPFTKKPLPIPMMKPIPKPFPMVKKPPPIPISKPIP; this comes from the exons ATGAGGAAGAGTTCCAAATTTCATAAGGCGCTTGTGTTGGGCTTCAGGGCGCCCCTGTTGCTTCTTGTATGCTTATGTTTTGCCAATTCTGCTGCTGTAACTACTAATGAAGCCTCTACAG GAACTGAGGTGAACATTGATGGCAAGTTTTTACATACAAAGCCATTTCCAATAGAGGAAAAGACCCTGCCAATACCATTGTTTAAGCCTGTACCAACGTTGGTTCCAATTGTTAAACCTATACCAATGCCTCTTCCAAAGCCTCTACCTATCCCAGTTTTCCAAAAGCCTATACCAAAGTGGATTCCAGATATTAAGCCTGTACCAAACCCAATTCCAATTGTGAAGCCAATTCCAGTGTTCCCAATCCCAGTATTTAAGAAGCCAATTCCAGATGTTAAGCCAATACCAAAGCCATCTCCCATAGTGGAGAAACCAAAGCCAAAGCCATGCCCGGTAGCCAAGAAACCTATTCCTATTCCAGTGATTAAGAAGCCTATACCTAAGTCAATTCCAATTGTTAAACCAATTCCAAAGCCATCACCAATAGTGAAAAAGCCACTACCTATTCCAGTAATTAAGCCTATACCAAAACCAACTCCACTTGTAAAGCCAG TTCCTATTCCAGTGTTCAAGCCCATTCCAAAGCCATTTCCAATAGTGAAAAAGCCTTTACCTATTCCGGTACTTAAGCCTGTGCCCACGCCAGTTCCAATTGTTAAGCCAATTCCTATTCCAATGTTCAAACCCATTCCCAAGCCAATTCCTATTCCAATGTTCAAGCCCATTCCAAAGCCATTTCCAGTCGTTAAAAAGCCTCTACCTATTCCAGTAATCAAGCCTGTGCCTATGCCAGTTCCAATTTTTAAGCCAATTCCTATTCCAGTATTCAAACCCATCCCCAAGCCAATTCCAATTCCAGTGTTCAAGCCCATCCCAAAGTCAATTCCTATTCCATTGTTCAAACCTATCCCAAAGCCTCAACCTATTCCAGTAACAAAGCCTTTACCCTATCAAGTCCCCATTGTTAAGCCACCTATTCCAGTGTCCAAGCCCATCCCAAAGCCAACACCAGTAGTTAAAAAGCCTCTACCTAATCCAGTAACAAAGCCTATACCAAAGCCAGTTCCCATTGTTAAGCCAATTCCTATTCCAGTGTTCAAGCCCATCCCCAAACAAATTCCAATAGTGAAAAAGCCTCTACCTTTTCCAGTAACTAAGCCTATACCCAAGTCAATTCCAATACCAGTATTCAAGCCTGTCCCAACACCATTTCCAATAGTGAACAAGCCTCTACCTATTCCAGTAATTAAGACCATACCAAAGCCAATTCCAATTGTGAAGCCAATTCCTATCCCAGTGTTCAAGCCAGTCCCAAAGCCCCTTCCATTTCAGAAAAAACCTTTACCGATTCCAGCAATTAAGCCTGTAACCAAGCCAGTTCCAATGGTTAAACCAATTCCTATCCCAACATTCAAGCCTTTCCCAAAGCCATTTCCATTCACGAAAAAGCCTTTACCTATTCCAATGATGAAACCTATACCAAAGCCATTTCCAATGGTTAAAAAGCCCCCACCTATCCCAATTTCTAAACCTATTCCATAG
- the LOC100810743 gene encoding proline-rich extensin-like protein EPR1 isoform X1, which yields MRKSSKFHKALVLGFRAPLLLLVCLCFANSAAVTTNEASTGTEVNIDGKFLHTKPFPIEEKTLPIPLFKPVPTLVPIVKPIPMPLPKPLPIPVFQKPIPKWIPDIKPVPNPIPIVKPIPVFPIPVFKKPIPDVKPIPKPSPIVEKPKPKPCPVAKKPIPIPVIKKPIPKSIPIVKPIPKPSPIVKKPLPIPVIKPIPKPTPLVKPVPIPVFKPIPKPVPIPVFKPIPKPFPIVKKPLPIPVLKPVPTPVPIVKPIPIPMFKPIPKPIPIPMFKPIPKPFPVVKKPLPIPVIKPVPMPVPIFKPIPIPVFKPIPKPIPIPVFKPIPKSIPIPLFKPIPKPQPIPVTKPLPYQVPIVKPPIPVSKPIPKPTPVVKKPLPNPVTKPIPKPVPIVKPIPIPVFKPIPKQIPIVKKPLPFPVTKPIPKSIPIPVFKPVPTPFPIVNKPLPIPVIKTIPKPIPIVKPIPIPVFKPVPKPLPFQKKPLPIPAIKPVTKPVPMVKPIPIPTFKPFPKPFPFTKKPLPIPMMKPIPKPFPMVKKPPPIPISKPIP from the exons ATGAGGAAGAGTTCCAAATTTCATAAGGCGCTTGTGTTGGGCTTCAGGGCGCCCCTGTTGCTTCTTGTATGCTTATGTTTTGCCAATTCTGCTGCTGTAACTACTAATGAAGCCTCTACAG GAACTGAGGTGAACATTGATGGCAAGTTTTTACATACAAAGCCATTTCCAATAGAGGAAAAGACCCTGCCAATACCATTGTTTAAGCCTGTACCAACGTTGGTTCCAATTGTTAAACCTATACCAATGCCTCTTCCAAAGCCTCTACCTATCCCAGTTTTCCAAAAGCCTATACCAAAGTGGATTCCAGATATTAAGCCTGTACCAAACCCAATTCCAATTGTGAAGCCAATTCCAGTGTTCCCAATCCCAGTATTTAAGAAGCCAATTCCAGATGTTAAGCCAATACCAAAGCCATCTCCCATAGTGGAGAAACCAAAGCCAAAGCCATGCCCGGTAGCCAAGAAACCTATTCCTATTCCAGTGATTAAGAAGCCTATACCTAAGTCAATTCCAATTGTTAAACCAATTCCAAAGCCATCACCAATAGTGAAAAAGCCACTACCTATTCCAGTAATTAAGCCTATACCAAAACCAACTCCACTTGTAAAGCCAGTTCCTATTCCAGTGTTCAAGCCCATTCCAAAGCCAGTTCCTATTCCAGTGTTCAAGCCCATTCCAAAGCCATTTCCAATAGTGAAAAAGCCTTTACCTATTCCGGTACTTAAGCCTGTGCCCACGCCAGTTCCAATTGTTAAGCCAATTCCTATTCCAATGTTCAAACCCATTCCCAAGCCAATTCCTATTCCAATGTTCAAGCCCATTCCAAAGCCATTTCCAGTCGTTAAAAAGCCTCTACCTATTCCAGTAATCAAGCCTGTGCCTATGCCAGTTCCAATTTTTAAGCCAATTCCTATTCCAGTATTCAAACCCATCCCCAAGCCAATTCCAATTCCAGTGTTCAAGCCCATCCCAAAGTCAATTCCTATTCCATTGTTCAAACCTATCCCAAAGCCTCAACCTATTCCAGTAACAAAGCCTTTACCCTATCAAGTCCCCATTGTTAAGCCACCTATTCCAGTGTCCAAGCCCATCCCAAAGCCAACACCAGTAGTTAAAAAGCCTCTACCTAATCCAGTAACAAAGCCTATACCAAAGCCAGTTCCCATTGTTAAGCCAATTCCTATTCCAGTGTTCAAGCCCATCCCCAAACAAATTCCAATAGTGAAAAAGCCTCTACCTTTTCCAGTAACTAAGCCTATACCCAAGTCAATTCCAATACCAGTATTCAAGCCTGTCCCAACACCATTTCCAATAGTGAACAAGCCTCTACCTATTCCAGTAATTAAGACCATACCAAAGCCAATTCCAATTGTGAAGCCAATTCCTATCCCAGTGTTCAAGCCAGTCCCAAAGCCCCTTCCATTTCAGAAAAAACCTTTACCGATTCCAGCAATTAAGCCTGTAACCAAGCCAGTTCCAATGGTTAAACCAATTCCTATCCCAACATTCAAGCCTTTCCCAAAGCCATTTCCATTCACGAAAAAGCCTTTACCTATTCCAATGATGAAACCTATACCAAAGCCATTTCCAATGGTTAAAAAGCCCCCACCTATCCCAATTTCTAAACCTATTCCATAG